In Rickettsia endosymbiont of Lasioglossum villosulum, the DNA window ATTTTTAAAATAAATTTTAATACGTAATTAAATATAAAAAACCTTTAAGAATCAGCTCTTAAGGCTTTTGAAATTAAATATTTATACTGGGTAGTAATAAGTTATAAAATAAAAATAAAAATAATTTCAAAATTGTAGTTGACAGGTTCGATTATATTGCTTATAACTACACCTATCGAGAGCGACAAATGAAAAAAAATCGCAGCTGTTTTTAAAAGTAAATAATTAGATATAGATAGTGACAGTAAACATGTACATATCACAAAAGTGATAATTAAACCTGTCAATTTTTTAAAGTAAAACTGACAGAATCAAACTTGAGAGTTTGATCCTGGCTCAGAACGAACGCTATCGGTATGCTTAACACATGCAAGTCGAACGGACTAATTGGGGCTTGCTCCAATTAGTTAGTGGCAGACGGGTGAGTAACACGTGGGAATCTGCCCATCAGTACAGAATAACTTTTAGAAATAAAAGCTAATACCGTATATTCTCTACGGAGGAAAGATTTATCGCTGATGGATGAGCCCGCGTCAGATTAGGTAGTTGGTGAGGTAATGGCTCACCAAGCCTACGATCTGTAGCTGGTCTGAGAGGATGATCAGCCACACTGGGACTGAGACACGGCCCAGACTCCTACGGGAGGCAGCAGTGGGGAATATTGGACAATGGGCGAAAGCCTGATCCAGCAATACCGAGTGAGTGATGAAGGCCCTAGGGTTGTAAAGCTCTTTTAGCAAGGAAGATAATGACGTTACTTGCAGAAAAAGCCCCGGCTAACTCCGTGCCAGCAGCCGCGGTAAGACGGAGGGGGCTAGCGTTGTTCGGAATTACTGGGCGTAAAGAGTGCGTAGGCGGTTTAGTAAGTTGGAAGTGAAAGCCCGGGGCTTAACCTCGGAATTGCTTTCAAAACTACTAATCTAGAGTGTAGTAGGGGATGATGGAATTCCTAGTGTAGAGGTGAAATTCTTAGATATTAGGAGGAACACCGGTGGCGAAGGCGGTCATCTGGGCTACAACTGACGCTGATGCACGAAAGCGTGGGGAGCAAACAGGATTAGATACCCTGGTAGTCCACGCCGTAAACGATGAGTGCTAGATATTGGGAGATTTTCTCTCGGTTTCGCAGCTAACGCATTAAGCACTCCGCCTGGGGAGTACGGTCGCAAGATTAAAACTCAAAGGAATTGACGGGGGCTCGCACAAGCGGTGGAGCATGCGGTTTAATTCGATGTTACGCGAAAAACCTTACCAACCCTTGACATGGTGGTCGCGGATCGCAGAGATGCTTTCCTTCAGTTCGGCTGGACCACACACAGGTGTTGCATGGCTGTCGTCAGCTCGTGTCGTGAGATGTTGGGTTAAGTCCCGCAACGAGCGCAACCCTCATTCTTATTTGCCAGCGGGTAATGCCGGGAACTATAAGAAAACTGCCGGTGATAAGCCGGAGGAAGGTGGGGACGACGTCAAGTCATCATGGCCCTTACGGGTTGGGCTACACGCGTGCTACAATGGTGTTTACAGAGGGAAGCAAGACGGCGACGTGGAGCAAATCCCTAAAAGACATCTCAGTTCGGATTGTTCTCTGCAACTCGAGAGCATGAAGTTGGAATCGCTAGTAATCGCGGATCAGCATGCCGCGGTGAATACGTTCTCGGGTCTTGTACACACTGCCCGTCACGCCATGGGAGTTGGTTTTACCTGAAGGTGGTGAGCTAACGCAAGAGGCAGCCAACCACGGTAAAATTAGCGACTGGGGTGAAGTCGTAACAAGGTAGCCGTAGGGGAACCTGCGGCTGGATTACCTCCTTAAAGACTAAATTTAAGTACATTACTTTAATAGTAATTACTTCAGTCCAAATATTTACTGTCACTATCTTTAACTAATTGTTTGCTTTTCAAAAAACTTTTCTCATCCTTACATTTATCTTACCAACCTACATAATATTAAATAGCCTTATTTTTCTGTCATTGCGAGGAGCATAGCGACGAAGCAATCTAGTAAAAAAATGCTATAAATTAACATTTTTTATTATTTTTTCTGGGTTACAGCAAAGTTTCGCTCCTTGCAATGACGATTTTAATAATATTACAATTTTCCCTGGACACTACTGTGCAGTAACAGTGGGAATCCTATGACACCACCACAGTTGCTTGTAATGATGATATTTATGCTTAATTAACAATGCCATTTCCTACTATTTAAATAAGCAGTTTTTTTGATATTATTATTTTTCCAATTTTGCAATGAAGGATCAGAAATATTATATAATCTAAAATTTTCTTTTGCTTGATTTAGGCTTGTATCGTTTGTTCCTCCCTCAAAATCAGGATCGTAGAATTGGACCTCATCATATTCCCACGCACATATATAATGTGATCCGGGAAAGTCATTTGCTGGAAATGAAAAACTTTTACAAACAGGACATTCTATAGTTTTATTTTGTAACATTTCTTTAAAATATTTTCTTAAGTAATCTTCGTAATTATCAACTTCTTTTAATATAAAGTGATAATGCGAATCGGCTTCTTTAGTAAAATGAATAATCTCAACTTCTCCGAAAAAACCATATATATTATCTATAAAATCATTATCTACTTCGTCTAAAGCAGTAAGGTTTCCGCTTACATTTGATACCATATCGTTAGCACTTATTTGCCCTAAACGAAATCCTTTTGAAAGTGCTCAGTACCCTATTTAAGGGCCTTATATTGTTTGAGTTATTCATACTTAGTTATTGATTTTGTTTGTCTACCGGCTTTTCTTCTATTAACAGTTAACAAAATTCCTTTAAAATAGTGATATAAGCATTCTATTTAAATGATAATAAGTAGTTTTTTAACAATAATAAATAAATTAATTGTTCTAATTTAATAAAATTCCTTAATTAAATGTAATTAATATAGCATAATAATATTAATTAATATTAAAGGAATAATATATGCATTATTTAGGATATGGTGGTATTTCTCTTGGATCGATCCTCGCAATAGTAATATCATTTAACGTAAACCATTCAATATTATGGGCTATTATTCACGGATTTTTTGGTTGGTTTTATATTGCGTATTATTTATTGTTCAGAAAATAAGTTAGGTTCTTGGCATTTTGGTTAAAGAATCATCACCTGCTAATGAAATATCTATATTACTTTAATTTTCTAACTCAAATGGTGTTTGAAATAAAGTAACACCTAATTGATTATTGATTGCATGGTGGTTAGCTAATTCTGAAGCAACCAAAATCTTTCCATTATTTAATTCAAATTCCCAATATACTGGGGTATGCCAGTGTTTACCATTCGCTTTTAAATTAGCAAAATCTTTTTTAAAGGTTGCTGAAGAAAAAGTTTTAGCAATTAAACGTCCATTATCAAAAGTTCCAACTGATTCAACAATTTGAGTTATATCAGGGAAACTTTTACGAAAATCGATAAGACCATAATGCAAATCATAAATAGTCTCGATATTGAGTATCGGATGTATAAATTTCCCTTTACCCTCAACATATTGTGCTACTTTATCCTATGGGCTATCTGGCTCAAAAAGTGCGTTAATAAAATTAGTTATCATTTTTTTTTCTGGATGCATAATAATTATTGATTTTTAAATTAATATTTGATATCACTTTTTAAATTTATTAGATACTACAAAATTTGGAGAATGGCAAGGTGATTAATATTGAAAGCTTATATAAAAAACCTTATGCATTAATTCCTTTTTCGGTTAAAAAAGCTCAAATAGAAGAAGCTATAGGTTCTTTTTTTGAATTCCTAAAACTTCCTGAGAATATAAAGCAGCATATAGATTTAAAAATTTCCCCTTTACATCGGAGAGGTGATATCGGTTTTAAGCATCGTAACCCTGAGGATGATATTTATAATGATAGTAAAGATTTTTTTCATTATCATCCAATTATTGAAAAACACTATTCTGAATTTATTAAAAAGCATGAAACGCTCAGAATATTTTTAAAAAACGCTGCTCTATTATGGGATATTGTTTATTATACTATTAAAGATATATTAGCTAATTTTGAAAAAGACTATCCAAAATATTTGATACTGATACACCGCACATATTATTAAGGTTTCTCAAATATGATTATTCAGTATCGGGTCAGTATCTTGCAAAGCCTCACTTCGATTCAGGATCATTTACTATCGCAATAGCAGAAAGTAGTCCTGGTCTTCGAATTGGAACAAATCCTGAAGATTTGGAAGTTGTCAGACATAAAGAAAATAAAGCTATTTTCTTTATTTCTAGTAATTTTAGAAAAATAATTGATAATGAGCTATAAAACCTGCATGGCATGACGTAATTCAATTAGATAAATCTGAGATTGGCAAGTCTTTTTCAAGATGGGCGATTGTGGCGTTTATTGATGGGCATTCAGTTGAAGCTTTACCAAGAAGTAAAACCCATAAATTTTTTGTAAATATATAACTTTTATGAATCGCATTTTAATTGATTTACCGGAAGTAATTGAAACATCAAAACTAAAGTTACAAATGCCTAAAGCCGGGTACGGAAAAGGCTTGTATCAAGCGATGATGGATGGTTATGAGGATTGTATAAAATGGCTTAATTGGTCTTCGACTCCTCCAACTTTAGAATCGGTTGAAGAGGAATGTAGGAAGCATCATGCTGAGTTTATATTACGTAATTGCATTCGTTATCTTATCATCGATAAAGCAACTAATAATATTGTTGGCAGATGTGCATTCCCGCCTATTCAATCAGGTTGGTCAGTGCCGCAATTTGGTATTGCATATTTCATAAGAAAAAGTCAAAGATCTAAAGGTTATGCTACTACTGCAACTCATATAATGGCTTTACTAGCTTTTAGAAGTCTGAAGGCTAAGAAAGTTGAGATCCATTGTGATGCAGAAAATTTACCAAGTATACAAATTCCTTTAAAGCTTGGATTTAAGCTAGAATATTCCCAAAAAGGTGGATGGTTAAGGCAGGATAATACACTAGCCGAATTAAAGACTTTCTCTATATTTTCTGAAGATGAGCTTCTGCATTTAGAGATTGATTTATTTTAATTAAAAATCTCTTCTTTTTTCTGTACAAAAGGACGAGCATCATAAAATAATTCTATACGAGAAATAAGCCCGTCATTAAAAGATAATAGTGAAGCACCTCGAAAAATACCGATAGGTGCAGGGCAATCAAATTCAAGTGCCAGCATAACTTTATCATTAGAAGAAAATTTTTCACTAATTGTAAGATTCTTAAAGAACATAGCAAAGTTTTTCGCTGCCTCGACAACTGATTCTTTACCATCCATAACTGATAACGGTCCTATAAAATGAATATCAGAATGTAAGCAGGAAGCCATTTCCTCAAATTTCTTGTTATTCATGGAAGTATAGTAAGTTATTGCTATATTCAGATTCTTATCAGTCATATTATAATTTTCTATTAGTTTTTATACCTACAATATATTATTTAAAATATATTTAAAGAGAAAAATATGCTTACTGATATTATTTTCTAAAAAATATAAATGAGTCAATATACCGAAGCAGTAGAGCTTTTAGTGTTGTTCAATTAGTTCTTTTGCTAGTCCTGATAATTCTTCATTAATTTGATCAAAGCAGCTTAGCCAAGGAAAGTGTCCTGTATTACGTAATTCGACTATTTTTATATTAGGACGAGACCATTCTTTATCTTTCAAAAATAGTTCAATAGGCAGCGATCTATCATCATGACTTCCAATAATTAAGGTCGGTAATTTACTAGGTATCCAGCTATATTTATAAGAGTTATAAAAATTTTGACTAGCCCATATTCTTGTTTTTATGTTATATGAACAAAGCTCTAATAGCTCCTTTCCTGCAGGGATCTCATGTTCGCAAAATATATATGGAATATTTGCATAAATAAATGCCTTTAACTGATCATCTGTTGGGTTTGTATATAGCTCATTTATATCATTGGTTAAATCTGGTAAATTATATTTAGTAGCAGTTTTTTGTAATAATTCCATCCATGAACTATTAGGGGCACTATTCATTATAACTAAACCGGTTAATAAATTTTCTAAATTATCTATAGTTAATGCAAACATACCACTAAAAGAATGGGTAACAAGTATGCAGGGTGCTAATTCAGTTACTACTTCTATTAAACCCTCTTTCCAATCTTCATAACTTATTTCTTTAACATTACGATCATTGTTGCCATCTCCAGG includes these proteins:
- a CDS encoding CPCC family cysteine-rich protein, with amino-acid sequence MVSNVSGNLTALDEVDNDFIDNIYGFFGEVEIIHFTKEADSHYHFILKEVDNYEDYLRKYFKEMLQNKTIECPVCKSFSFPANDFPGSHYICAWEYDEVQFYDPDFEGGTNDTSLNQAKENFRLYNISDPSLQNWKNNNIKKTAYLNSRKWHC
- a CDS encoding GNAT family N-acetyltransferase; amino-acid sequence: MNRILIDLPEVIETSKLKLQMPKAGYGKGLYQAMMDGYEDCIKWLNWSSTPPTLESVEEECRKHHAEFILRNCIRYLIIDKATNNIVGRCAFPPIQSGWSVPQFGIAYFIRKSQRSKGYATTATHIMALLAFRSLKAKKVEIHCDAENLPSIQIPLKLGFKLEYSQKGGWLRQDNTLAELKTFSIFSEDELLHLEIDLF
- a CDS encoding nuclear transport factor 2 family protein — protein: MTDKNLNIAITYYTSMNNKKFEEMASCLHSDIHFIGPLSVMDGKESVVEAAKNFAMFFKNLTISEKFSSNDKVMLALEFDCPAPIGIFRGASLLSFNDGLISRIELFYDARPFVQKKEEIFN
- a CDS encoding alpha/beta hydrolase, with the protein product MKEEEIKANYLFIKNNRLNKLKEDSIYKLNWLFLPGGPGMGANYLIDFVSKLDLPGSLFIGDFPGDGNNDRNVKEISYEDWKEGLIEVVTELAPCILVTHSFSGMFALTIDNLENLLTGLVIMNSAPNSSWMELLQKTATKYNLPDLTNDINELYTNPTDDQLKAFIYANIPYIFCEHEIPAGKELLELCSYNIKTRIWASQNFYNSYKYSWIPSKLPTLIIGSHDDRSLPIELFLKDKEWSRPNIKIVELRNTGHFPWLSCFDQINEELSGLAKELIEQH